The Kordia sp. SMS9 DNA window CACTAACATTTTATTGAAACAACAACTTCGCAATCCTATTTTTCCCAGCCGCATACGCTGTAGAATCGTTGATGAATTTGAGAGTGTAAAAACCTTCGTCAGAAAGATGTTTCCAAGTGTTTCCTGCGTCGTTGGAATAGTCGATTCCTTTGAAACCAACCGCAACCAATGCTTTTGCATCGCTGTTTGGAACGTATTGCACACAGCTTCGATACCCTGGATGTTGGTTTTCGGCAACCAATTGCCATGTTTTGCCGCCGTCAGACGTTCGGATTTTGTTGGCTTCCTTGATGTCTGCTTTGCTGTAATCGCCACCAATGGCAAATCCGTTGTTGGCATCGTAAAAGTCGATAGAATACATTCCTGTCGTTTCTATTCCTTGTACAATAGGCGTTTCAAATACTGTCCACGTGTTGCCTTTATCTGCCGAATATAAAATTCTGCTCGCTTTTCCGCCTGTGGCAATCCAAGTTTCGTCACCAACAATGGCAATGTTGGTATTGCTTGCTGCAAAAGCAGCTTCTCCTTCTTTTGCTTTGGGCAATTCCTCGCAGGAAACTTTCCGCCATGTATTTCCACCATCGCGTGTAATGATGATGCTGATACAATCGTCTGTGGGATCGCCCATCGCAATTCCTTCTTTTGCATTCCAAAAAGCAATGGCATCATAAAATACTTTATCGTGTGTTTCTTTGTAGACCAACTCCACTTTTCCGTCTTTCGAAATTTTATATAACAATGCCGGATTCACAATACTGATTCCAAACGTAGTATTATTGACATGCGCTACGGCACGAAAACTCACGTTCAGTGAATCTGGAACTTTTCCTTTGAGCAGGTTTGTATGCTGATTGGTTTTTGCATTATAGTGTCCAATAGTTGTGTTGTTTCCGCCGTATACCAAATTATTTTCAGGTGTAATCGCTATGGCGCGAATGCTCACAGAATCGTTGAATATTGGCGTAATTTCTACTGTGGAAAATGTTTTTTGAGGTGACTTTTTCTCTTTTTGCGTTTCTTCACAAGAAAAAAATAAAAATAGTATACATATCGATAACATAGAACGCATAGTTAGGCTTTTTTAGAAGAAATGAACGATTTACCCACCGCACGAATAGAAATGACATTGAGTGGAAATTCCATAAATACATGCACAAAACTGAGGAATAAAAGCAAGGTAAATCCAATTTTATAGTTGTACATATACAACGCCACAGAACCAATCCACATTATGAATATGGTTAAGGAACGTTTTTGTGTGAGCTTTTTGTGCCAACCAATCACGGAAGTTTTAGAGAACCAATTTAGGTAATGATACGTGTAGGCAAATGCAATAAAGATTTGAATTTTTATGAACAGTTTCCCTTCAAACGCAAATACATTTCCATCGGTCATGCCAATTGCTTGCGAAATTTTAGCATTTAAAATGTACAAACTATTGTCTTCATAAATCATTTTTGTGTCTGTTCCTAAGATATAATCAAAAGGATTCACCGTGAGAAAAATGATCAAAAACGGAATGAAAAACATCAAAATAATATTGAAATACCCTATTCTGCTCTTCGATTTTAAATTTCCATACCACATAAACATAATCGTGAATATATAGACATGAATAACCGTTGGAAGAAAAACACCTACTAACAAATGATATAAAGGTACAAAGTGAAATAATGCTGCCAAGATGCAGCCGACAGTCAGTGCAATATATTGTTGTTTTTTAGTTTTAAAAACGGTAAATGCAACCGCTGCCAAGATTGCTAGAAATAAGCAACTGTTAAAGTATGCAGGAAGTGTGTTGGTAAATAGCAACACGATTTCAGAAGTTGCATAACTTTCAGGCACAAAAACACGTATAAATGGCGGAAGTGACACTAGAAAAGCTGCAATGACGATGAGATAAATCCAAAGTTTGCTGGCAATAAAATAGTTTTTATCACGAATCCAATTGATTTCTGTTAAGTAATGTAACGGTCCCAAAACCGCATACGCAAAGAGAAACAATTCAAAAGGCAAATAATAAGCAAACAGAAAGGATATGATTATCAATCCTGTATTGAGAAGATCTATGTTTCCTGTTTTCATCTATTTGATATTTGGCGAATGATGTTTTGTACGTTCATAGCACATTTACATACGGACTAAAAATAGAAAAAGCTTCGTAGATTACGAAGCTTTTTCCTTGTATTTTAAGAATTGATTCTTAGATACTATATTATTCTATAATCATTTTCTTCGTAGCTACTTTTTTACCACCTACATATAATGTGTAGTAGTACATACCAGAAGATAATGAGTTTGTGTTAATGTTTAATTCCTGATCTCCTTTTTGTGTTAATTCAACATTAGAAATTACTTGTCCTGCTGTATTCACAAATACAATAGCAGCATCACCTGTTAATTCTTGAGGAATGAAGTAACGGATAGAAGATGTATTGTTAAATGGATTTGGAATGTTTTGATATAAAATGGCACCACTTCTATTAGCATTGTTTGCAGGAACTACTGAAAGTGTTCCATCACATGCACATACTTCAATAGCATCTACTCTTGTGATTAAGTCATCAATTTGTGCTTGTTGTGCAATATTTTCTGCTTCTAAAGCTGATAAGATTGGAGATAAATCAACGTTTACTGAAGTTCCTCCTTCAATCGCAACCGTTAATGTATTTCCAGACAACGTTGCAGATGTTAAGTTTTGATCATCTGTTCCTGTTCCGTCTGCAAGCGAAGCTAAATCAACACCGGTTCCTCCTGTAATATTTAAAGTTGTCCCAGATAATGATAAGTTTTGACTATCCGTGTTGTCTAAATATCCTGATAAATCTACTGTAGAAGCGTTTCCTGTAATGCTCAATATATCTGAAGCAACAGAAATTGCCTGTGCATCTGTACCTGTTCCGTCTTGTAATGGAGCTAAATCAACACCAGTTCCACCAGAAATATTTAACGTTGTGCCAGATAATGATAAATCTTGCTCATCTGTATTGTCTAAATACCCTGATAAATCAATCGTTGTCATTCCTCCAGAAATACTTAATACGTTTGCCGAAATTGCTAAATCTTGATTGTCTGTATTGTCTAAATATCCTGATAAATCTACGGTTCCAGCATCTCCTGTAATACTTAATATATCACTTGAAACAGAAATTGCTTGACTATCAGTATTATCTAAATATGGAGATAAATCTACAGTTCCTGCATCTCCTGTAATGCTTAATACATCAGCAGCAACAGAAATTGCTTGTGCATCTGTATTGTCTAAATATGGAGAAAGATCTACTGAGCCTCCATCTGTTAAGCTTAATGTATTTGTAACCAATGATAGATCTTGTGTATCGGTATCAGTGTCCATCATTCCTTTCCACTGCGTTCCATCCCAATAGAATGAATTGTCAGTTTCGGAATCGTATACAACCATACCTTCGTCGGTTGCTCCTAATGAGCTTCCAAAAGCAGTACGTTCTGCGGTTGTCATACGGTTTAATTGTAAACCTTTAGTTGCGCCTGTTAAATCTAAAGAAGCATTTGCGTTTGGTGTATCTGTACCAATACCGACACTTAATGGGTTTGTAACTCCACCAAGAACCATGGTATTATCATTTACGGCAGTTGCCGCATTACCAATAGCAACTGAATTTGTTCCTTGTACGTTTGCTGCATTACCAATAGCAATGTTATTTGTAGGATTTAAAGCACTTGGATCCGTAGAAGAAGCTTGATATCCCATAACAATAGCTCCATCATTTTGTGCAATTGTAGTAGAACCAATGGCAATGGCAAATTGATTGTCAATATCAACTGAACGACCAATACCAACGGCATCATTTTCTGCAACATTCACACGATCACCAATACCAACTGAGTAATCGGCTAAGGTTCCCATATTTCCTAAATATCCCATCATAATAGAGTAATCTCCACGAATGTCATGATCAATACCTAAAGAAATTGAGTACTGTCCATCTATGAAAGAGTAGTTACCAAATCCCATGACGTTGTTGTTACTTGCAGTAATGTCGTACCCAAAGAACATTGTATTTGAACGGTTTGTATTGTCAAAATCTGCTAACGATCCCATACCAACGTTATATTGTCCTTCACGGTTTGTAAAACCAGTAGAGAAACCTACATACGTGTTGTGGTTTGCGTTTGATGTATTATTTGTACGGTTGTTATCCCAACCAGCTTGTGCTCCAATGAATGTGTTATAATCTGCCCATTCTGTAGCAACACCCGCAGCGGCACCAACCATGGTGTTGTAAATACCGTCACCAATATCAATTGCAGCAGAATCTCCAACTCCTGTGTTGTGGTGACCGTCATCAACGTCACTCATAGATTCACTACCAATACCTGTATTTCGGTATCCTACATCAGAAGAAATACCTACTTCGTTACCAACAAATGTTTGTTTGTAACCAGTAGTGTTACTAAAACCTGCATCTTCTCCGATGAATGTGTTTTCGTAACCAGTAGTGTTATTTGCTCCAGATTCTTCACCGACGAACGTGTTATCGTAACCAGTCGTATTGTTTTCTCCAGATTCCGCTCCGATAAATGTGTTATCTCCACCAGTAGTGGTCAAACGACCTGCTTCGTATCCCATAAAGGTATTATCAAAACCTGTGGTATTTGAATATCCTGCTAGATACCCAATAGCCACAAGCTCACTTGTAGTAACGCTTCGTCCTGCGCTGTATCCAAAAAGGGTAACTCTTGATCCGGAAGTGATAAAACTACCTGTACTATCTCCGTAAAATGTGTTGAAGTCTCCAGTAGTGATACTTACTCCGGAACCAGTACCCATAGTCTCATTGAGTGTTTGTGCTTGTAATCCTGTAATTCCTAATACACACAGAATAAACACAACTACGAGGGGTAATTGTTTTCTCATATTAATTTGTTGTTAGTTTAATTTTATTATGGTTATTCCAAATATAGAAAATAATATTTTAACAAACCATTCAAATATAATTAACTATCCTTTAAGAAATACCCGAGAATATACCTGTTTTCAAAAAAAATGTACAATTCGTAAACTTTTATTTATAAACGGTAGTTTTTAGATGTAATAATTCTGTTATATTGCAAGGAAAAATTAACCATACCATTTATGCCAAAAGCTGAAAAATTTAGTAGTTGGATACTATTTATTTGCCTATTTTTAGCATACACTATTTCTGCCCCAAACACCATTGCTTTCTGGGATAGTCCCGAATTTATAGCCAGCAATTATACACTACAAGCATCACATCCTGCGGGTGCTCCTTTTTACACTATTCTATGCAAAGTTGTATTGTCATTTTTTCCTGCTGGCAAAGCAGCTTTGGTCACCAACTTGATTTCTTCCTTTTTTGGAGCCTTGACATGTACACTCTTATTTAGAATCACTTTAAATATAGCGAGAAGGATACTTTCTGTTACTGAACGTAAAACTATGACTACAATTCCACTACTTTCAGGAATTGTGGCGGCGCTAACACTTGCCTTTTCTGATAGTTTTTGGACGGCAGCTACCGAAGCCGAAGTATACACATTATCATTTGCGTTAATGGCTGGAATGATCTTTTTAATGTTATTGTGGGAACAAACAACCGATCGCACAAAAGAAATAAAATATGCGCTGTTTGTAGCTTTCTTGTTGGGAATTGCCACAGGCGTTCACTTGATCACGATTGCAATTGTAATTCCATTTTCTATACTCATCGCACATAAAAAATTTGGACTTACATTCAAGACATTTTGCATTGCCATCTTCTTTGGTTGCGCAGCTTTTGTCGTTATCTATAGTTTTATTGTTCAAGGATTGATCAAACTAACGAATTCATTGGATATCTGGCTTATCAATTCGTTTGAAATACCTTTAAATTCTGGCATTATTGCTATTTTTCTTATGATAGCACTAAGTGTCAGCAGTGTGTTATTTCTCACTAAAAAAAGACGCAAAACTCAATGGCACCATGCCGTTT harbors:
- a CDS encoding YCF48-related protein, producing MRSMLSICILFLFFSCEETQKEKKSPQKTFSTVEITPIFNDSVSIRAIAITPENNLVYGGNNTTIGHYNAKTNQHTNLLKGKVPDSLNVSFRAVAHVNNTTFGISIVNPALLYKISKDGKVELVYKETHDKVFYDAIAFWNAKEGIAMGDPTDDCISIIITRDGGNTWRKVSCEELPKAKEGEAAFAASNTNIAIVGDETWIATGGKASRILYSADKGNTWTVFETPIVQGIETTGMYSIDFYDANNGFAIGGDYSKADIKEANKIRTSDGGKTWQLVAENQHPGYRSCVQYVPNSDAKALVAVGFKGIDYSNDAGNTWKHLSDEGFYTLKFINDSTAYAAGKNRIAKLLFQ
- a CDS encoding T9SS type A sorting domain-containing protein, which codes for MRKQLPLVVVFILCVLGITGLQAQTLNETMGTGSGVSITTGDFNTFYGDSTGSFITSGSRVTLFGYSAGRSVTTSELVAIGYLAGYSNTTGFDNTFMGYEAGRLTTTGGDNTFIGAESGENNTTGYDNTFVGEESGANNTTGYENTFIGEDAGFSNTTGYKQTFVGNEVGISSDVGYRNTGIGSESMSDVDDGHHNTGVGDSAAIDIGDGIYNTMVGAAAGVATEWADYNTFIGAQAGWDNNRTNNTSNANHNTYVGFSTGFTNREGQYNVGMGSLADFDNTNRSNTMFFGYDITASNNNVMGFGNYSFIDGQYSISLGIDHDIRGDYSIMMGYLGNMGTLADYSVGIGDRVNVAENDAVGIGRSVDIDNQFAIAIGSTTIAQNDGAIVMGYQASSTDPSALNPTNNIAIGNAANVQGTNSVAIGNAATAVNDNTMVLGGVTNPLSVGIGTDTPNANASLDLTGATKGLQLNRMTTAERTAFGSSLGATDEGMVVYDSETDNSFYWDGTQWKGMMDTDTDTQDLSLVTNTLSLTDGGSVDLSPYLDNTDAQAISVAADVLSITGDAGTVDLSPYLDNTDSQAISVSSDILSITGDAGTVDLSGYLDNTDNQDLAISANVLSISGGMTTIDLSGYLDNTDEQDLSLSGTTLNISGGTGVDLAPLQDGTGTDAQAISVASDILSITGNASTVDLSGYLDNTDSQNLSLSGTTLNITGGTGVDLASLADGTGTDDQNLTSATLSGNTLTVAIEGGTSVNVDLSPILSALEAENIAQQAQIDDLITRVDAIEVCACDGTLSVVPANNANRSGAILYQNIPNPFNNTSSIRYFIPQELTGDAAIVFVNTAGQVISNVELTQKGDQELNINTNSLSSGMYYYTLYVGGKKVATKKMIIE